From Salinirubrum litoreum, one genomic window encodes:
- a CDS encoding aldo/keto reductase, translating into MVDETLTVGDFSVPTMGLGTWELEGKQCYDAVKTALELGYRHIDTAQLYENEWAVGRAIADADVDREDVFVTTKINPMHRSAEAMRESVDASLEQLGVDAVDLLLIHWPNPLADLETTMTTMSDLQVEGKTRHIGVSNFGADRLEQAQEYAHVPIATDQVQFHPFYPQRELLQYCQQEDVALTAYSPLAQGGVLRDDLLAEIGRRYDKSPAQVAIRWAIQHRNVHAIPKSTSRDHLADNLDVFDFSLSREEHDRITRPSMLKTGLATVRGRFG; encoded by the coding sequence ATGGTAGACGAGACGCTGACTGTCGGTGACTTCTCGGTGCCGACGATGGGACTGGGCACGTGGGAACTCGAAGGCAAGCAGTGTTACGACGCGGTGAAGACCGCCCTCGAGTTGGGCTACCGGCACATCGACACCGCGCAATTGTACGAGAACGAGTGGGCGGTCGGCCGGGCTATCGCCGACGCCGACGTGGATCGGGAGGACGTGTTTGTCACGACGAAGATCAACCCGATGCACCGCTCGGCCGAGGCCATGCGGGAGTCGGTCGATGCGAGTCTGGAGCAGTTGGGCGTCGACGCGGTCGATCTGCTCCTCATCCACTGGCCGAACCCGCTCGCCGATCTGGAGACGACGATGACGACGATGTCCGACCTCCAGGTCGAGGGCAAGACCCGACACATCGGCGTCAGCAACTTCGGTGCCGACCGCCTCGAGCAGGCACAGGAGTACGCCCACGTCCCCATCGCCACGGACCAGGTGCAGTTCCACCCCTTCTACCCCCAGCGCGAACTGCTCCAGTACTGCCAGCAGGAGGACGTGGCGCTGACGGCCTACAGCCCCCTCGCGCAGGGTGGCGTCCTCCGGGACGACCTGCTCGCGGAGATCGGTCGCCGGTACGACAAGAGTCCCGCGCAGGTCGCCATCCGGTGGGCGATCCAGCACCGGAACGTCCACGCCATCCCGAAGTCCACGAGTCGAGACCACCTCGCGGACAACCTCGACGTGTTCGACTTCTCGCTGTCCCGCGAGGAACACGACCGGATCACCCGGCCGTCGATGCTGAAGACCGGACTGGCGACGGTTCGTGGGCGATTCGGGTGA